Proteins co-encoded in one Nitrospirota bacterium genomic window:
- a CDS encoding Wzz/FepE/Etk N-terminal domain-containing protein, which produces MEQSAEFDIQKYARMIYARRVLFVLIVMLVTTVLVIGAYLKPKLYEAKSIIFVERQLISDLTKNVAIAPSYEDRIRALSIVVKSRNFLMKVMSDLGIDVSKKSAESLEGLIKDFQNSTDIRIDMGTANRKDVDVFTVSYIGADPVLASNYVNALVRRYILDNLAMKQQETSGANQFLLEQIDVFKKKIAQGEAQIARFRKDKGVVLNDQLVVLQKKLADLMMQYTDSHPEVIKAKAEIEQLQEQAKLKKGASSGSPAAEMAAVGDGERGGQSQSAESRSPARDALVGNKSLLDLEHEREMNKRIYEELLATLGKSEFSAQVEVHDKAGAFKIVEPAIVPTKPISRNVMKMILLGIVGGIAAGIGLIVALDFFDSSLRSVEDVKKLGLPVLAIIPNIQTVRETARVKQKDRLLYAAAGVYLTGLLAIITVEMMGLPYVDNAVQRAQTEITSSLKRIR; this is translated from the coding sequence GTGGAACAGTCGGCTGAATTCGATATTCAAAAATACGCCCGAATGATCTACGCAAGGCGGGTGCTCTTCGTGCTGATCGTCATGCTCGTCACGACCGTCCTGGTCATCGGCGCATATCTGAAGCCGAAGCTCTATGAGGCAAAATCCATTATTTTCGTCGAACGGCAGTTGATAAGCGACCTGACGAAGAACGTCGCGATCGCGCCCTCGTATGAAGACAGGATCAGAGCCCTTTCGATCGTCGTGAAAAGCAGAAATTTCCTCATGAAGGTTATGAGCGATCTTGGCATCGACGTCAGCAAGAAGAGCGCCGAGAGTCTTGAGGGCCTGATCAAGGACTTTCAGAACAGCACCGATATCAGGATTGATATGGGAACAGCGAACCGGAAAGATGTTGACGTATTTACCGTTTCGTACATTGGCGCCGATCCGGTGCTGGCGAGCAATTACGTCAACGCCCTCGTCCGGCGCTACATTTTGGACAATCTCGCCATGAAGCAGCAGGAAACATCAGGCGCGAACCAGTTCCTGCTGGAGCAGATCGACGTTTTCAAGAAAAAGATCGCACAGGGGGAGGCGCAGATCGCCAGGTTCAGGAAGGACAAGGGTGTCGTGTTGAATGACCAGCTTGTCGTCCTGCAGAAAAAACTGGCCGATCTCATGATGCAGTATACGGACAGCCATCCCGAGGTGATAAAAGCGAAGGCGGAGATCGAACAGCTCCAGGAACAGGCGAAATTAAAAAAGGGGGCTTCTTCCGGTTCGCCGGCTGCGGAGATGGCTGCCGTGGGTGACGGCGAACGCGGCGGGCAGAGCCAAAGCGCGGAGTCCCGATCCCCCGCGCGCGATGCGCTTGTGGGGAATAAGAGTCTACTGGACCTGGAGCACGAGCGGGAAATGAACAAAAGAATTTACGAAGAACTGCTGGCGACGCTCGGCAAGTCGGAGTTTTCGGCCCAGGTGGAGGTCCATGACAAGGCTGGCGCCTTCAAGATCGTCGAACCCGCAATCGTTCCCACGAAGCCGATCAGCAGGAATGTCATGAAAATGATCCTGCTGGGGATCGTGGGAGGGATCGCTGCCGGCATCGGCCTCATCGTCGCCCTGGACTTTTTTGATTCCTCGCTGCGGTCCGTTGAAGATGTGAAGAAACTGGGGCTGCCGGTCCTGGCCATCATCCCGAACATTCAAACCGTCCGGGAAACTGCGCGGGTCAAACAAAAGGACAGGCTGCTCTACGCCGCTGCCGGCGTTTACCTGACAGGCCTCCTGGCGATCATCACGGTGGAGATGATGGGCCTTCCCTACGTGGACAATGCGGTACAGCGGGCCCAGACGGAGATTACAAGTTCCCTGAAGCGGATCCGGTAG